One genomic segment of Nerophis lumbriciformis linkage group LG20, RoL_Nlum_v2.1, whole genome shotgun sequence includes these proteins:
- the LOC133619746 gene encoding uncharacterized protein isoform X2 encodes MDDYCYAKMATSAKREHERESLTEKKTKDEDVQQLIGHPEELPPQSEGKSSTLKQETPQEPCIKKEEEELCITQEGECRLGREEADLTKLPLTVVSVKTEDDEEKPQLDNLLTPLSDSEVEKLLSSKTDCEDVQQLIGHPEELPPQFEGNSTLKQETPQPPCIKKEEEELCITQEGECLLGREEADYTKFPLSILSVKIEDDEEKPQVDNLLAPLSDSEAEDEAEEPLSSETDCEGDMRTHTDNKHSTKKRGKRRYSCSVCGKGFSRKSILTRHMRTHTGEKPFKCSVCCKSFSQKGHLIEHMRTHTGEKTFNCLDCCKSFTRKSHLTQHMRSHTGEKPFKCSVCGKSFSQKIRLTEHTRTHTGEKPFNCSVCGKSFPRNSDVTQHMRTHTGEKPFKCSVCGKSFPHKTNLIQHLRTHTGEKTCICSVCGKSFSRKNNMVQHMTTHTG; translated from the exons atggacgactactgctatgctaagatggcgacgtccgctaaaagagaacatgaaagagaatcactaACGGAGAAAAAGAcaaaagatgaag acgtccagcagctgattggtcatcCAGAAGAACTTCCCCCTCAGTCGGAAGGgaagagctccactttgaagcaggagactccacaagaaccctgcattaaaaaggaagaggaggaactctgcatcactcaggagggagagtgtcgtctaggacgagaggaagctgatctcaccaagttgccactgactgttgtctctgtgaagactgaagatgatgaagagaaaccacaactaGACAACCTCTtaactccactatcagatagtgaggttgAAAAACTTTTGAGCAGCAaaacagactgtgaag acgtccagcagctgattggtcatcCAGAAGAACTTCCCCCTCAGTTCGAGGGaaactccactttgaagcaggagactccacaaccaccctgcattaaaaaggaagaggaggaactctgcatcactcaggagggagagtgtcttctaggacgagaggaagctgattacaccaagtttccactgagtattctctctgtgaagattgaagatgatgaagagaaaccacaagtagacaacctcttagctccactctcggatagtgaggctgaagatgaggctgaagaacctttgagcagcgaaacagactgtgaaggtgatatgaggactcacactgacaacaaacactctacaAAGAAGAGAGGAAAAAGACGTTAtagctgctcagtttgtggtaaagGCTTTTCTCGAAAAAGCATTTTGAcccgacacatgagaacacacacaggtgaaaaaccatttaagtgCTCAGTTTGTTGTAAAAGCTTTTCCCAAAAAGGACATTTgattgaacacatgagaacacacacaggagaaaaaacatttaattgcttAGATTGTTGTAAAAGCTTTACTAGAAAGAGCCATTTGACCCAACACATGAGATCGCACACAGGGGAAAAACCGTTTAAGTGTTCCGTGTGCGGCAAAAGTTTTTCGCAAAAGATCCGTTTGACTGAACACacgagaacgcacacaggagaaaaaccatttaattgttcagtttgcggtaaaagCTTTCCTCGAAACAGCGacgtgactcaacacatgagaacacacacaggggaAAAACCATTTAAATGCTccgtttgtggtaaaagctttccTCACAAGACCAATTTAATTCAAcacctgagaacacacacaggagaaaaaacatgtatttgttcagtttgtggaaaaagcttttctcgaaagaACAATATggttcaacacatgacaacacacacggGATAA
- the LOC133619746 gene encoding uncharacterized protein isoform X1, whose amino-acid sequence MDDYCYAKMATSAKREHERESLTEKKTKDEDVQQLIGHPEELPPQSEGKSSTLKQETPQEPCIKKEEEELCITQEGECRLGREEADLTKLPLTVVSVKTEDDEEKPQLDNLLTPLSDSEVEKLLSSKTDCEGDMRTHTDNKHSECSIKKTDVQQLIGHPEELPPQFEGNSTLKQETPQPPCIKKEEEELCITQEGECLLGREEADYTKFPLSILSVKIEDDEEKPQVDNLLAPLSDSEAEDEAEEPLSSETDCEGDMRTHTDNKHSTKKRGKRRYSCSVCGKGFSRKSILTRHMRTHTGEKPFKCSVCCKSFSQKGHLIEHMRTHTGEKTFNCLDCCKSFTRKSHLTQHMRSHTGEKPFKCSVCGKSFSQKIRLTEHTRTHTGEKPFNCSVCGKSFPRNSDVTQHMRTHTGEKPFKCSVCGKSFPHKTNLIQHLRTHTGEKTCICSVCGKSFSRKNNMVQHMTTHTG is encoded by the exons atggacgactactgctatgctaagatggcgacgtccgctaaaagagaacatgaaagagaatcactaACGGAGAAAAAGAcaaaagatgaag acgtccagcagctgattggtcatcCAGAAGAACTTCCCCCTCAGTCGGAAGGgaagagctccactttgaagcaggagactccacaagaaccctgcattaaaaaggaagaggaggaactctgcatcactcaggagggagagtgtcgtctaggacgagaggaagctgatctcaccaagttgccactgactgttgtctctgtgaagactgaagatgatgaagagaaaccacaactaGACAACCTCTtaactccactatcagatagtgaggttgAAAAACTTTTGAGCAGCAaaacagactgtgaaggtgatatgaggactcacactgacaacaaacactctgaatgctctataAAGAAAACCG acgtccagcagctgattggtcatcCAGAAGAACTTCCCCCTCAGTTCGAGGGaaactccactttgaagcaggagactccacaaccaccctgcattaaaaaggaagaggaggaactctgcatcactcaggagggagagtgtcttctaggacgagaggaagctgattacaccaagtttccactgagtattctctctgtgaagattgaagatgatgaagagaaaccacaagtagacaacctcttagctccactctcggatagtgaggctgaagatgaggctgaagaacctttgagcagcgaaacagactgtgaaggtgatatgaggactcacactgacaacaaacactctacaAAGAAGAGAGGAAAAAGACGTTAtagctgctcagtttgtggtaaagGCTTTTCTCGAAAAAGCATTTTGAcccgacacatgagaacacacacaggtgaaaaaccatttaagtgCTCAGTTTGTTGTAAAAGCTTTTCCCAAAAAGGACATTTgattgaacacatgagaacacacacaggagaaaaaacatttaattgcttAGATTGTTGTAAAAGCTTTACTAGAAAGAGCCATTTGACCCAACACATGAGATCGCACACAGGGGAAAAACCGTTTAAGTGTTCCGTGTGCGGCAAAAGTTTTTCGCAAAAGATCCGTTTGACTGAACACacgagaacgcacacaggagaaaaaccatttaattgttcagtttgcggtaaaagCTTTCCTCGAAACAGCGacgtgactcaacacatgagaacacacacaggggaAAAACCATTTAAATGCTccgtttgtggtaaaagctttccTCACAAGACCAATTTAATTCAAcacctgagaacacacacaggagaaaaaacatgtatttgttcagtttgtggaaaaagcttttctcgaaagaACAATATggttcaacacatgacaacacacacggGATAA